One Fulvia fulva chromosome 8, complete sequence DNA window includes the following coding sequences:
- a CDS encoding Transport protein particle subunit trs85-2, translating into MPPLDEPPQSPHESDSEPAISVQKRRFGKLPLSSISQLPYRRSNASLSNLFSSTTALPTGPGSPGASGTTTPTAVTRNGSVFSPGGTAAVRSPSPAPSGSLANNHTRDVILRAFSPHVSVLASQDTDELVRHKGINGGLLDLLRPFGERVSGKVTIRDSTGVSRSYEDFAVRFTGVKDGLESPRVADRRSIDSTGNRQRPSLLEFKPARLRTGGDVPQVEELVERHLTFAEEHSGPVADYISAKDGDLADPNAISPFYNLYMRRLLSGLPMVPSETFAHPVAAVIAISSRSASPIEELRNLYDSSNTGEHRLPLWVHNEYLRYYVLIHDEDYDDITKSMALYDQMKRHFGLHCHLLRLRSTQCVPSDDDSVKLQHCEWTAAAEELSEIVRRETNDDEEDPTPYIFESDATAVRAFVREMVTQSIIPSMERASATWNDQVASRRRGLSGRFMSLSKRFTTGFGARTSSVPSLGAPGSNYDSLQGFYRPDAPEAVMRKLADYAIMLRDFKLAHGTFEILCQDFKNDKAWRHYADANEMAAVTLLLATGANNKIRIEGIDQYLETAYYSYVTRVGAPYNALRTLLLGVELLRMRGGNALEAAAQWSSRIIDDKLVGPVGHVLLMERIGSCFDERRKIGGLEGEDRHRKAAFWNMLAADAWLRLEKASQAEKCLSEATRLYGFNEHDNKVQFYGMANFLLTLQEAVSANRGGVHHIDGDDLLGDEIVEPMQEESEQLAKLPPGFGHAHRKSLSTSAPPPVQSFDPLGALPTAYESGDAVPASPHAADAPGFSSVLERKDRRDDGFE; encoded by the coding sequence ATGCCACCGCTGGATGAGCCTCCCCAGTCGCCGCACGAGTCTGATTCCGAGCCAGCCATATCTGTGCAAAAGAGGCGATTTGGCAAGTTGCCGCTGTCCTCGATATCGCAGCTGCCGTACCGTCGCTCCAATGCCTCCCTCTCGAACTTGTTCTCCTCGACGACGGCCTTGCCTACAGGCCCGGGGTCACCAGGCGCATCGGGCACTACAACACCCACGGCGGTGACGAGGAATGGCTCCGTCTTCTCGCCTGGCGGCACGGCGGCTGTAAGATCGCCATCGCCAGCACCATCCGGCTCGCTTGCCAACAACCACACACGAGATGTCATCCTGCGCGCATTCTCCCCACATGTGTCGGTACTCGCATCGCAAGATACGGATGAGTTGGTCAGGCACAAAGGAATCAACGGAGGCTTGCTAGACTTGCTGCGGCCTTTTGGTGAGCGAGTATCGGGCAAGGTTACAATCCGCGATAGCACTGGAGTCAGTCGGTCATATGAGGACTTTGCGGTACGATTTACGGGTGTGAAAGATGGGCTGGAAAGTCCTAGAGTGGCAGATCGAAGGAGCATAGACTCGACGGGGAACAGGCAGCGGCCATCTCTGCTGGAGTTTAAACCAGCGAGACTACGGACTGGAGGAGACGTGCCACAAGTGGAAGAGCTGGTGGAGAGACATCTTACATTCGCCGAAGAACACTCAGGACCTGTGGCAGACTACATCTCAGCCAAAGATGGCGACCTTGCGGATCCCAATGCCATCTCACCGTTCTACAACCTCTACATGCGACGACTGCTGTCTGGCCTGCCCATGGTGCCTTCTGAGACTTTTGCACATCCCGTGGCCGCCGTCATCGCCATCTCTTCCCGCTCAGCATCGCCGATAGAAGAGCTGCGCAATTTGTACGATTCTTCAAACACTGGCGAGCACCGGCTGCCGCTGTGGGTGCATAACGAATACCTACGCTACTACGTTCTGATACATGATGAGGATTACGACGACATCACGAAGTCAATGGCGTTATACGATCAGATGAAGCGGCATTTTGGCTTACATTGTCATCTTTTGCGATTACGCAGTACCCAATGTGTACCCTCGGACGACGATAGTGTCAAGCTGCAGCACTGCGAGTGGACTGCTGCTGCCGAGGAGCTGTCGGAGATAGTGCGCCGCGAGACgaacgacgatgaagaagaCCCCACACCCTACATTTTCGAGTCGGATGCGACAGCAGTGCGAGCTTTCGTGCGAGAAATGGTCACGCAGTCGATCATTCCTTCCATGGAGCGCGCTTCTGCTACCTGGAACGATCAAGTGGCCTCACGGCGGCGTGGCTTGAGTGGCAGGTTCATGTCGCTGTCAAAACGCTTCACCACCGGATTTGGCGCCCGTACCTCGTCAGTACCGTCACTGGGCGCTCCGGGAAGCAATTACGATAGCTTGCAGGGTTTCTATCGACCAGACGCTCCTGAAGCAGTAATGCGAAAGCTGGCAGATTACGCCATCATGCTGCGCGACTTCAAGCTTGCACATGGTACCTTCGAGATTCTTTGTCAAGACTTCAAGAACGATAAAGCTTGGCGCCACTACGCGGACGCGAATGAGATGGCAGCTGTCACTCTCCTTCTGGCTACGGGAGCGAACAACAAGATTCGCATTGAAGGCATCGATCAATATCTGGAAACTGCCTACTATTCTTATGTGACAAGAGTCGGTGCACCATACAATGCTCTGCGGACCCTCCTGCTTGGAGTGGAACTGCTTAGGATGCGTGGCGGCAATGCATTAGAAGCAGCAGCGCAATGGTCAAGCAGAATCATCGATGACAAGCTAGTCGGCCCTGTGGGACATGTGCTACTGATGGAGCGCATAGGCAGCTGCTTCGACGAGCGCAGGAAGATCGGTGGCCTAGAAGGCGAAGACCGACATCGCAAAGCGGCGTTCTGGAATATGCTGGCGGCTGATGCGTGGCTCCGGCTTGAGAAGGCCTCTCAAGCTGAGAAGTGCCTATCGGAAGCCACTCGGCTTTATGGCTTCAACGAGCATGACAACAAAGTGCAATTCTATGGCATGGCCAACTTTCTGTTGACGCTTCAAGAGGCTGTGTCGGCAAATCGTGGGGGTGTACATCATATCGATGGTGACGATCTGCTAGGCGACGAGATTGTCGAGCCAATGCAAGAGGAAAGTGAACAGCTGGCCAAACTGCCACCGGGATTCGGCCATGCGCATCGGAAGAGCTTGAGTACATCAGCGCCGCCGCCTGTACAGTCTTTCGATCCGCTCGGTGCGCTCCCTACAGCGTATGAAAGTGGTGATGCAGTTCCGGCGAGTCCGCATGCTGCTGATGCGCCGGGCTTTAGTTCTGTTCTGGAACGGAAGGATAGACGCGATGATGGGTTTGAGTGA
- a CDS encoding Nucleotidyltransferase lcsQ, with protein sequence MLPTHQKLTHLAGRSIKSASLLCLRPRVAATTLRCSNKSCMSPARPVTTSPEGTKRRRPNSPTPPRKRAFSNMAPMLIQEVEDDTPRKKIEMTPAEATFRRLLLDTAQHIQENPSSSNAESQVPLPPELEKEPLVLRFTGGWVRDKLLGVQSHDIDVAINKMTGFQFALRMKEYLELPGNLEKYGLESIAANEKQSAKAGITDKSKTVGGLHKIEANPEKSKHLETTTVKILGMDIDFVNLRKETYSDDSRNPQMEFGTPQEDALRRDATVNAMFYNINTEEIEDFTGQGHDDMRDKIIRTPLEPYQTFKDDPLRVLRLIRFASRLGYTIDANALGAMRNADIKDALRRKISRERVGVEMEKSLQGPDPHEALRLVFELDLYDTIFSDPAVANNEHYSPDTDGWKVLIDTVEDFTSGGVIQDNLMRDKDEQYLAWVLAALVPYRDAPEPQSPEPNRKAPPPIPANVAREGIKAPNKICDVVGAAVRNQNEISTLVDRLHEKKRRPDKKIEGEDPAARDVLGMAIRRWGASWRSQLVYALLADVANSREQVEVIERIYAAFIEHIRSLEILEVCTLKPLLDGKQLAKAIGTPPGPWMKDALDVVMAWQLRNPGVSDPAQAIEEVKTHQANGELTTDLIRHFLKLTIRPLFIKASPSSVTQQGRKVAAPALPKKMTMESMDDAATKPWKSSRDAYALDILDWAVRSLDKRSIEEMWPLVVPPILTLLDDWETKYKTIGTDLLHRLLHTTPPSLLSRTGLGEVFEEALMPCLTYLPDLTPEPEAIPILAATYPCLLTLAEDRFPLDPTQPLGTNHHNRVKFLDTVIRRGIIYGYTHCSNHPKIVTLLFEHLADYLDALGIDCVKHIKYILPMMTETLGHRLGSVDMKMLGSAVGAVQALIRNAWPRMLVHRGEVLKGLCFCWIYLSDQSGEGVEALREEMKKTVELLVAAVEKEHDLKPDLETLVNADVKLKGLFAVLSTQ encoded by the exons ATGCTACCAACTCATCAAAAGTTGACTCACTTGGCCGGAAGATCCATCAAAAGCGCTTCACTTCTGTGCTTACGACCTCGAGTGGCTGCCACAACACTTCGATGCAGCAACAAATCTTGCATGTCTCCGGCTCGACCAGTCACGACATCACCTGAAGGCACCAAGCGACGCAGACCCAATAGCCCAACGCCGCCAAGAAAGCGAGCATTCTCCAACATGGCGCCTATGCTGATCCAAGAAGTTGAGGACGACACACCTCGCAAGAAGATCGAAATGACTCCCGCAGAGGCCACATTCAGAAGACTGCTTCTCGACACTGCACAGCACATCCAGGAAAATCCTTCGTCGAGCAACGCCGAAAGCCAAGTACCACTTCCGCCTGAGTTGGAGAAGGAGCCACTGGTACTGCGCTTTACTGGAGGATGGGTCCGCGATAAGCTACTGGGTGTGCAGAGTCATGACATCGATGTCGCGATCAATAAGATGACTGGCTTCCAATTCGCCCTGAGGATGAAGGAGTATCTGGAGCTGCCTGGCAATCTTGAAAAGTATGGTCTCGAGTCGATTGCTGCCAACGAAAAGCAGAGCGCAAAGGCTGGTATCACCGACAAGTCCAAGACTGTCGGTGGCCTGCACAAGATCGAGGCCAACCCGGAGAAGTCGAAGCATTTGGAGACTACGACTGTGAAGATTCTTGGCATGGACATCGACTTCGTCAACTTGCGCAAGGAGACCTACTCAGATGATAGTCGGAATCCGCAGATGGAGTTTGGTACGCCCCAAGAAGATGCTTTGCGCCGGGATGCTACTGTGAACGCCATGTTCTACAACATCAACACCGAAGAGATCGAAGATTTCACGGGTCAAGGACACGATGACATGCGGGACAAGATCATCAGAACGCCACTTGAGCCATATCAGACCTTCAAGGACGATCCACTTCGTGTGTTGAGACTCATTCGATTCGCGAGCAGACTTGGGTACACTATCGATGCGAATGCGCTAGGAGCCATGAGAAATGCCGATATCAAGGACGCACTGCGAAGGAAGATCAGCAGAGAGCGTGTCGGTGTCGAGATGGAGAAGTCGTTACAGGGTCCAGATCCGCATGAAGCACTTAGACTGGTATTCGAGCTGGATCTCTACGACACAATCTTCTCCGATCCCGCCGTCGCAAACAACGAGCACTACTCACCAGACACGGATGGATGGAAAGTACTGATCGACACGGTTGAGGACTTCACTTCTGGCGGCGTCATACAGGACAACCTGATGCGCGACAAGGACGAGCAGTATCTTGCTTGGGTACTTGCTGCTCTGGTACCTTACCGAGATGCACCTGAACCACAATCACCAGAGCCTAATCGCAAAGCGCCGCCACCAATCCCGGCCAACGTCGCTCGTGAAGGCATCAAGGCACCCAACAAGATCTGTGACGTGGTTGGCGCTGCTGTCCGGAATCAGAACGAGATCTCAACTCTAGTCGACAGACTGCATGAGAAGAAGCGAAGACCAGACAAGAAGATCGAGGGCGAGGACCCAGCTGCTCGAGATGTGCTTGGTATGGCCATCCGACGATGGGGCGCGAGTTGGCGCAGTCAGCTGGTATATGCACTACTGGCGGACGTCGCGAACAGCCGCGAGCAGGTCGAAG TTATCGAGCGCATATACGCTGCTTTCATTGAGCACATCCGCAGCCTCGAAATCCTTGAAGTCTGCACCTTGAAGCCTCTACTCGATGGCAAGCAGCTCGCAAAAGCCATTGGCACACCACCAGGTCCCTGGATGAAGGATGCTCTCGATGTAGTGATGGCATGGCAACTCCGAAACCCTGGCGTCAGCGACCCGGCGCAAGCCATAGAGGAGGTCAAGACCCACCAAGCGAATGGTGAGCTTACCACCGACCTTATACGGCACTTCCTGAAGCTGACGATCCGTCCTCTGTTCATCAAGGCCAGCCCATCTAGTGTCACCCAACAAGGCCGGAAGGTAGCTGCACCCGCCTTACCGAAGAAGATGACCATGGAGTCGATGGACGATGCCGCAACGAAGCCATGGAAGAGCTCGAGGGATGCTTACGCATTAGATATCCTCGACTGGGCCGTGCGCAGTCTCGACAAGCGAAGTATTGAGGAAATGTGGCCCCTCGTCGTGCCACCAATCCTGACCCTCCTCGACGACTGGGAGACCAAGTATAAGACCATCGGCACGGACCTCCTTCACCGCCTCCTCCATACCACGCCGCCCTCACTTCTCAGCCGCACCGGTCTCGGCGAGGTCTTTGAAGAAGCCCTCATGCCGTGTTTGACATACCTCCCCGACCTCACTCCAGAACCCGAAGCGATCCCCATCCTTGCAGCGACATATCCATGCCTCCTCACCTTAGCCGAAGATCGCTTCCCTCTCGATCCTACGCAGCCTCTAGGAACTAATCACCACAACCGTGTCAAGTTCCTTGATACCGTCATCCGCAGGGGTATCATATACGGATACACCCACTGTTCCAACCATCCCAAGATTGTAACGCTGCTGTTTGAGCATCTCGCAGATTACCTAGATGCGCTCGGAATCGATTGCGTCAAACATATCAAGTACATCCTACCAATGATGACAGAAACACTGGGCCATCGGCTTGGTAGTGTGGATATGAAGATGTTGGGAAGTGCGGTGGGAGCGGTGCAGGCGTTGATTCGAAATGCGTGGCCGAGGATGTTGGTGCATCGCGGTGAAGTGTTGAAGGGGTTGTGTTTCTGCTGGATCTACCTCTCCGATCAGAGTGGAGAGGGAGTGGAAGCCCTGAGAGAGGAGATGAAGAAGACTGTCGAACTCCTAGTCGCTGCGGTCGAGAAAGAGCACGATCTGAAACCTGATCTCGAAACTCTAGTCAACGCCGACGTCAAGCTAAAAGGTCTCTTCGCAGTCTTGTCAACGCAGTAG
- a CDS encoding Cell wall transcription factor ACE2, with product MSLFPIPDPEKLRIAMEQNYHYYQNQEQAMHLPAPSTEDNKPNIDDDSPWTLAGASSQDIYAVSQRMAWPSQLSQSLAFDPLPTPTQSTFHLDDTRPMTLGVHGSWPVDMDPSLAYSSYPEYTHPGSGLPSYSMATAGATIAPWETVQPAATSFANLQYDSPCRSDYTTSSRQSLVDSSPYTHSDGFYPSKGSPYIKLEDTGEASRPRLHSLPGASPHGQTAHVDPGDIYGSPPLTARTQPEWPALDAPVKVDEEQDFKPVLHPQPSSPRARRSRPRRAVCEEASASAIEQREKRGYTTPDNSTCCCDQCGKLFQRSYNLKAHMDTHDPHRDQPHVCQYPECTRRFVRRTDLVRHEQSVHLKERKHRCPLCYGCFARKDTLRRHIDDGCPRRPEMRRRLEEMRNAA from the exons ATGAGCCTCTTCCCGATACCAGATCCTGAGAAGTTGCGCATCGCGATGGAGCAGAACTATCACTACTACCAGAACCAGGAACAAGCCATGCACTTACCTGCACCAAGCACAGAGGACAACAAGCCCAACATCGATGACGACAGCCCTTGGACGTTAGCTGGAGCCTCATCGCAAGACATATATGCAGTCTCGCAGCGCATGGCATGGCCATCGCAACTTTCGCAGAGCCTGGCCTTTGACCCACTACCTACTCCCACCCAGTCGACCTTTCATCTTGATGATACCAGACCCATGACACTTGGTGTTCATGGTTCATGGCCAGTGGATATGGATCCCTCTCTTGCCTATTCCTCATATCCTGAGTACACACATCCCGGATCAGGCTTGCCCAGCTACTCGATGGCCACCGCTGGAGCCACAATCGCGCCTTGGGAGACAGTACAACCCGCTGCAACCTCTTTTGCAAACCTACAATATGATTCACCGTGCAGGTCAGATTATACGACCAGCTCCAGGCAAAGTCTGGTCGACTCCTCTCCATATACCCACTCCGATGGCTTTTACCCTTCAAAGGGCTCACCTTACATCAAGCTTGAGGACACTGGCGAGGCTTCGCGGCCTCGTCTCCACTCGCTTCCCGGCGCTTCACCACATGGGCAGACAGCACACGTCGACCCTGGGGACATCTACGGCAGCCCGCCCTTGACAGCGCGTACCCAGCCAGAGTGGCCAGCCTTGGACGCGCCCGTCAAGGTCGACGAAGAGCAAGACTTCAAGCCCGTCCTTCACCCACAGCCCTCGTCACCACGAGCCCGACGCAGTCGGCCGCGGCGAGCAGTATGCGAAGAAGCCTCTGCATCCGCCATCGAGCAGCGAGAAAAGCGAGGCTATACCACCCCCGATAACTCCACCTGTTGCTGCGACCAGTGCGGCAAGCTCTTCCAGCGAAGCTACAATCTGAAGGCGCACATGGACACGCATGATCCACATCGTGACCAGCCTCACGTTTGCCAATATCCTGAGTGCACCAGGAGGTTCGTGCGACGCACTGATCTGGTTAGACATGAGCAGAGT GTACATCTCAAGGAGCGCAAGCATCGGTGCCCGTTGTGCTATGGGTGCTTTGCACGTAAAGATACACTGAGACG ACATATCGATGATGGATGTCCCAGGCGACCAGAGATGCGAAGGCGTCTGGAGGAAATGCGCAACGCGGCATGA
- a CDS encoding Calcium channel, with translation MRGGRTPPDLPKVDGCEDFDALARKLSVYFVQAIEAPHEWDELRRDVYGQVLRPLVRYLVDDVQHEAVVSALLALKWHFSALEAGDDRGINETRGLACELVAWRFVTHLSERETIDFLCYDLAPPRKAQDPAQGNEDLENADYDGVLEDASHERAPLMDTPAFGLDESFYDEHVQRDSICAEESDFASIFANLNALEIAAVANAKAFLSQKSMQQIIMRIWTGDIVFWETLSKRSVKRAKVYRKSQSDPFCRLRVPLYLKAFEVFFFAAFLAFYYIVLVEKHTSAITVPEILLYVWLAAFSYNELVEFWDAGTTFYATDFWSLWDLGIIFVGVAFFGTRIAGLVRQDHVVTDVAFDILSVEALFLVPRICSLLSLHPYFGMLIPVLKEMVGWDRLPDLTKLTTAQTKDFVKFLGLVGILYLGFSTCFSFLARGNYTFAKMNWILIKVFFGSSYLGFISPVLGTLIMFVFVCMTNILLITSLISLLSNKLDKVMLHARDEYLFVYSVFVLEASTSNRLTFFLPPLNLLPLALRPLRLVLPPEQLRSARIILLKATHWPFVLLILAYERGRLWQADRRRAGSSSSSNRLRHNSAATLRRPLTRRTLSGRPSLLDDQPRSGRSSAEVPATAPTAAPETIEGLGAAVANLSAQVEVLTKMLSQEKAA, from the exons ATGCGTGGTGGCCGCACACCACCGGATCTGCCCAAGGTCGATGGCTGCGAGGACTTCGACGCGCTTGCGAGGAAGCTGAGCGT GTACTTTGTGCAGGCGATTGAGGCACCGCATGAGTGGGATGAGCTCAGGAGAGATGTCTATGGGCAGGTGTTGAGGCCGCTGGTGCGGTATTTGGTGGATGATGTGCAGCATGAGGCGGTTGTTAGTGCTTTGCT GGCGCTGAAGTGGCATTTCTCTGCTCTTGAGGCTGGAGATGATCGCGGCATAAATGAGACGCGTGGTCTGGCGTGCGAGCTGGTGGCCTG GCGCTTCGTGACTCACTTGTCAGAGCGAGAAACTATCGACTTCCTTTGCTATGATCTGGCGCCTCCTCGAAAAGCACAAGATCCGGCCCAGGGCAACGAAGATCTGGAAAATGCCGACTACGACGGAGTTCTGGAAGATGCGTCCCACGAGCGCGCGCCTCTTATGGACACTCCCGCGTTCGGACTCGATGAGTCCTTTTATGATGAGCATGTCCAACGAGACAGCATCTGTGCGGAGGAGTCCGACTTCGCTTCCATCTTCGCCAACCTGAATGCTCTGGAGATCGCAGCAGTCGCTAACGCAAAGGCTTTCCTGAGTCAGAAGTCGATGCAGCAAATCATTATGCGGATCTGGACCGGTGACATCGTCTTTTGGGAGACACTCAGTAAACGTTCTGTCAAGCGAGCGAAAGTCTACAGAAAGAGTCAGTCCGACCCTTTCTGTAGATTGAGAGTGCCCTTGTACTTGAAGGCCTTTGAGGTGTTCTTCTTCGCGGCATTCCTGGCCTTCTATTACATCGTGCTGGTGGAGAAACACACGAGCGCAATAACAGTGCCCGAGATCCTTCTTTATGTGTGGCTGGCTGCTTTCTCTTACAACG AGCTTGTGGAGTTCTGGGACGCTGGTACGACGTTCTATGCGACAGACTTCTGGTCACTGTGGGACCTTGGAATCATCTTCGTGGGAGTTGCTTTCTTCGGCACCCGCATTGCTGGACTGGTGCGCCAAGACCATGTTGTTACCGACGTTGCATTCGACATACTATCTGTCGAAGCTCTGTTTCTGGTGCCAAG GATCTGCTCATTACTTAGCCTGCACCCGTACTTTGGCATGCTGATACCCGTTTTGAAAGAGATGGTAGGTTGGGATCGACTGCCTGACCTGACGAAGCTGACCACAGCGCAGACAAAGGACTTCGTTAAGTTCCTCGGCCTTGTCGGCATCTTGTACCTTG GCTTCAGCACATGCTTCTCTTTCTTGGCACGGGGCAACTACACATTCGCGAAAATGAACTGGATCCTGATCAAAGTCTTCTTTGGATCAAGCTATTTGGGATTC ATTTCTCCAGTACTTGGAACCTTGATCATGTTTGTGTTCGTATGCATGACGAACATCCTACTGATAACGTCTCTCATCTCGTTGTTGAGCAACAAGCTTGACAAG GTCATGCTCCATGCTCGCGACGAGTACTTGTTCGT CTACAGCGTTTTCGTCCTCGAAGCCAGCACGAGCAATAGGCTCACATTCTTCCTCCCTCCACTG AATCTGCTGCCTCTGGCACTTCGCCCCTTGCGGTTGGTCCTCCCGCCTGAACAGCTGCGAAGTGCTCGCATCATCTTGCTCAAAGCGACCCACTGGCCTTTCGTGTTGCTGATTCTGGCCTACGAGCGCGGGCGCTTATGGCAGGCAGATCGCCGCAGAGCCGGCTCGTCAAGCAGTTCCAACAGGCTCAGGCATAACTCTGCAGCCACCCTGCGAAGACCACTGACACGCAGGACCTTGTCTGGCAGGCCGTCTCTATTGGACGATCAACCGCGTTCAGGCAGATCATCCGCAGAAGTGCCTGCCACGGCTCCTACAGCGGCACCTGAAACCATTGAAGGCCTTGGAGCTGCCGTTGCTAATCTCAGCGCACAAGTCGAAGTGCTCACCAAGATGCTTTCGCAGGAGAAAGCTGCCTAA